The region GATCCGCGCCCGTGTGCGCACATATGACTCGGCGTTTGAGCCAATGGCGCAAACGCCGGTGACGGCGGAAACAGACATGGCAGGCATGTCCGGCGTCCTTGCGAAACGAGCCTCAGTCGCCGGCGATGGTCATGCTTTCCAGCAGGATGGAGCCGGTTTCCTTGGTGCCGCGGATCAGGGTGTCGTTGCCGATGGCGACGATCTGGCGCAGCATGTCTTTCATGTTGCCGGCGATGGTAATTTCTTCCACCGGATACTGGATCACGCCCTTCTCGACCCAGTAGCCCGATGCGCCGCGCGAATAGTCACCGGTCACGTAATTCACGCCCTGCCCCATCAGCTCCGTCACCAGCAGGCCGGTGCCGAGTTTCTTCAGCATGCCCTTGAAATTGTCGGACGCAGTAGTCAGCGATGAAGTGATCGACAGGTTGTGCGAACCGCCGGAGTTGCCGGTGGTTTCCATACCCAGCTTGCGCGCGGAATAGGTCGACAGGAAATAGCCTTGCACAACGCCGTCCCTGACCACCTCTCGGCGATGCGTCTTGACGCCTTCATCATCGAAGGGAGCCGAACCGACGCCGCCGATGACGTGCGGATCTTCGAGGATCTGGATATGGTCGGGCAACACTTGCTTGCCCAGCGAATCGAGCAGGAACGTCGATTTTCGATACAGCGCACCGCCCGACACCGCTTGCACGAAAGCGCCCAGCAAACCTGCCGCCAGCGGCGCCTCGAACAGCACCGGACACTTGCGCGTGGACAGCTTGCAGGCATTCAGGCGCGCCAATGCACGTTCGGCGGCATAGCGGCCGATGGCTTCCGGCTTGGCCAGCTTCTTCGGATCGCGCATCGACGAATACCAGTCGTCGCGCTGCATGTTGGAACCCTTGCCTGCGATCGGCGCCACTGAAATGGTGTGGCGCGAGAACGGATAGCCGCCGATGAAGCCGCGCGAATTGGCGGCGACGAAATGCGATTGCTGCGCGTAGACGCTCGCGCCTTCGCTGTTGGTGATGCGCTTGTCGACCGACAGCGCTGCGGCCTCGCAGCGCTGCGCCAGCTCGACGGCTTCTTCGGCGCTAATCAGCCACGGCGTGCACAGCTTGAGATCGCGCGGATGGAATTCGAGGTTTTCTTCGTCAGGCAGGCCGGCGCAGTCGTCGATCGCGGTGAAGCGCGCGATGTTGTAGGCGGCTTCCACGGTTTCCTTGAGCGCCTGCTGCGAAAAGTCCGAAGTGCTGGCGTTGCCGCGACGCACATTGCGGCCTTCGCCCAGATAAACGGTGACGCCGATACCCTTGTCCTTGTTCTGCTCGATGGTCTCGACCTTGCCCTTGCGTACCGCTACCGACAGTCCGCTGCCCTCGCTGATGTCAACCGCCGCATCCGACGCGCCTTTTTCCTTGGCATAACGCAACACATCCTGTGCAAGCTGCTTCAATTGGTCTTGACTGTGGGTAAATACGGTATCGCTCATTGGGCTGTTTTCTTCGGAATGCGTATAAAACGGGTATGATAGCAGTCGTTTAGCTTATTTTTCTGAATCATGCCAAATCCCAATCGCGGGTCCTGCGGCTTCCAATCCAACGAATTCGAGCAGGAATACGACCGTCCCTCCAAATCCCAGCTGAAACGCGATATGACCGCGTTGCAGAAACTGGGCGAAGAACTGGTTGCCGAGCCGCGCGACCGCGTCAAGCGCGTCCCCATGCCCGAAGATGTGCGTGACGCCATCCTCGAATGCCAGCAGATCAAGGATCACGAAGGTCGCCGCCGCCAGATGCAATACGTCGGCAAGAAGATGCGCACCCTGGAGGAAGACGAGATCGCCGCCATCCAGAGGACGCTCGACAGCTGGCGCGGCCTGTCCAAAGCGGATACCGCCGCCATGCACGCGCTCGAACGCCGTCGCGAGAAGTTGCTGAAAGACGACAACGCCCTCACCGAATTACTTGCCCAGCATCCCGATCTCGACGTGCAGCACGTGCGCACGCTGATTCGCAATGCGCGCAAGGAGCAGGCCGAGAACAAGCCGCCCAAGGCGTATCGCGAAATTTTCCAGATCCTCAAGCAACTGCAGGCTGCGTCGCGTGGCGGCAATGCTGCGGGAGATGACGCGGACGAATTGAACGATGAGCAAGAAGACTGATCCGGATGAACTGCTGATCGGCTTGGTGTCGATCTCTGATCGTGCTTCCGGTGGCGTCTATGAAGACAAGGGCATTCCGGCCTTGCAAGAATGGTTCGGCGCCGCGCTGGCCAGTCCCTGGCGCATGGAAACCCGCCTGATCCCCGACGACCGCGCACAAATCGAACAGACGCTCATCGAACTGGTGGATGTAGTCGGTTGCGATCTGGTGCTGACTACAGGCGGCACCGGCCCTTCGCGCCGCGACGTCACGCCGGAAGCCACGCTGGCGGTAGGCACCAAGGAAATGCCGGGCTTCGGAGAGCAGATGCGCCAGATCAGCCTGCAATTCGTGCCGACCGCGATCCTCTCGCGCCAGGTCGCGGTGATTCGCGAAATCAACGATGGCGCCGATCGCGCCGCCCTGATCATGAACCTGCCCGGCCAGCCCAAGTCCATCCGCGAAACGCTGGAAGGCGTCAAGGACGCCGACGGCAAACAACAGGTCGCCGGCATTTTCGCCGCCGTGCCTTACTGCATCGATCTCATCGGCGGCCCCTACATCGAGACCAACGAAACGGTCTGCAAGGCCTTCCGTCCCAAATCGGCGATCCGCCCGGCCAAATAGTCCGTCCTCAGCGCGGGCAGCTCAGTTGATCTGCCCCGCCGCACAACATCGCACGATTGATCTGGTCCAGAAGCACCTGCAAACGCTGCGGCGTGATGCGCAGGGGATATCCATTCAATTCGTTCGGAGTCGACGGCCGCCAGCCGAACTGCACCAGGAACAGATTCCTGGTTCCTTCGATGACCGCCACCAGGCTGCCTTCGCCAAACGGCGCCGCTGCGCCGTAGCGGTCGCAAAATCCGCCGCTGATCGAGGTGTACGCACCGTTGGTCATGGAATCCTTCTGCTTCATTGCCGTAAAGTGGCCGGCGCAGCCGTTTTGCGCGCCCTGCAGCACACGCTGCACGATCTGCGTCGACATGTGCACGCCCGGGCTGACGGATGCCGCACCGCGCTGCACCGACATGTAGCCTTCGCGCCAGGAATCATGGCTTTCATTCTGCGGCAGGAACTCGACCACATAGTCGCCGTTGGGGTCGCCGTTCATGTAAGCCAGGCGCCAGCCGGAAGGCGGCTGGATGATCAGGTTCTCGCCGTTGGGCTGGAACACGTTGCCTTCCAGCAGCGCAGCGTGCGCCGCCGGCATGGCCGTGATCGTCAAAGTCAAAGTCAGGGTCAGTGCGCGGAGCACCAGCGCAGCGATTTTTTTCATCATGGGGTCTCCATCCGGGGCAGGCCGGAGATTTTCCGCCGGGATCGTCGTATCATGGCGCTTCCGGCATCTCCGCCGCAAATCGTTATTGTGCACCAAGCTGCGCAAACCTGACCCGAAGAAAATACATGTCCGCACCCGCCCTGCTCCAGACCATCGAAATCGAATCCGCTCCCAATCCCGCCGCCGCCGTGATCTGGCTGCACGGCCTCGGCGCCGACGGCAACGACTTCGTGCCGATCGTGCGCGAACTCGACTTGTCCGGCAGCCAGGCGATTCGCTTCATTTTCCCGACCGCGCCGACCATGCCGGTGACCATCAACGGCGGATACGTGATGCGCGCCTGGTACGACATTTTTGCTCCGGACCTGGTGCGCCGCGAAGACGAACCCGGCTTGCGCGCATCGCAGGCATTGGTCGAAGCACTGATCGCGAAGGAAAAAGCGCGCGGCATTCCGGCCGAACGCATCGTGCTGGCCGGCTTTTCGCAAGGCTGCGCCATGACCCTGCAAACCGGCCTGCGCCACCCGGAAAAACTGGCCGGTCTGATGTGCCTGTCCGGCTACCTGCCGCTGGCCGCCACGATCGCGGCGGAACGCCACGCAGCCAACCACGCCACGCCGATTTTCATGGCCCATGGCCGCCAGGATCCGGTGGTCGTCATCGCTCGCGCCGAACAGTCGCGCGATGCGCTCAAGGCGCTCGGCCATGACATCGAGTGGCATGAATACCAGATGCAGCATTCGGTCTGCCAGGAAGAAGTGGACGACATCGGCCAATGGCTGGCGCGGGTCTTGCCGAAGTAAAGAATTTGCCGCCAAAGAAAAAGCCTGCGATGTGAACGACATCGCAGGCTTTTTTCATTGTGCTCCGGCGTACCGGAACGGCGTCGCTTACATCGAGTAACGCAGCGTCAGTGCGACATTGCGCGGTGCGCCCGGCAAGCTCAGGTTCGGGCTGGTGCCGTGGCCGGAGACGATATAGCCGGTGTTGAAGATGTTGTTGATGTTCAGCTGCACCGAGTAGTTGGCGGCCTTGTATGCCGCCATTGCATCGGCCGTGAAGTAACCCGGCAGACTCACGGTGTTGCCCGGATTGGCGAAACGGCTGCCGACGGCGTTGGCGCCGCCGCCCAGCGTAAAGCCATTGCCGATTTCTTTCGTCAGCCACACGTTGGCAGAATGCATGGCAGTCAACGTGGCGCGTTTTCCTTTGATCGGGACGTTATTGGCAACCGTCGGGCTGCCGGCGACGTTGGTACTGCCGTCAACGGCAATCGAGTCGGTCACCTTGGCATCCAGGTAGGCATATCCGGTCAGCACCTTCCAACCTTGCTTTAAATCTGCACTCAAGGTCAGTTCCACGCCATCCGTGCGCTGTTTTCCGACAGGGATAATCACCCTGGTGATGGGATCGGCAGCTTTGATGTTGTCGCGCTCAAGACGAAATACCGAAACGGTAGCGCTGGCTCGACCGTCAAGAAAATCGTACTTCGCACCCACTTCAGTATTGCGCGTATTTTCGGGCGCAAGGTCCGCGTTATTGGTCGCCAGTGGCAATGTTTCGCCGGACGGCTGGAACGAACGGCTCCACGACAGGTAGTACGACTGCGTCTCGCTCGGTTGCCAGACCAAGCCGGCGCGCGGGCTGAAGGCATTGTCGGTACGCGACAAGTTTGCGGTACTGGTCGTAACAACACGCGACTGCTGCTTGAAACTGTCGTAGCGGACACCCAGCAACGCCTTCCATTGGTCGCTGAAAGCGATCGTATCCTGCACGTAGCTGGCCAGCGTGTCATAGGTCCCGAAGGTGCGGTTGGTCGCGGTCACTGCGCTTGGGTTAATAACCGGCAAAACCGGATTGAAGATCGAGGTCGGCCCCGACGTCGGACCGCTGGAACTTACCGAATCCTTGCTTTGCTGGCCGACTTCCACGCCGTACAGGATTTCATGCCTGGTGCCGGCAATCATCAGTTTCTGCGTCAGCTCGGTCTGATTGAACCAGCCGTTTTCATCACGGCTCAACGCAGCGTGACCAAACGACATCGTACGTGCAACTTCGTTGACGTTGCCGCTGATATTGGTGTTGTTGCGATTCAGGTGATAGTCGTAGTAGCGGAACGCGTTGCGCAGCGACAGGCTGTCATTGAAGCGATGCGTCAGCGTCGCCGCGGTCGACGCTACGCGCGATTGGCTGAAATCCGCATCGCGTGCGTTGGCGGCGCCATAGTATTTACCCGGATCGACGCTGACCGGACGGCCCTGATACGACGGAATGCCGAAGTCAGTCAGACGGCGATCTTCGATGTAATCTGCTTGCAGCAACAGCTTGGTGTCAGACGAAATCTTGAACTCGACCGACGGTGCGATGGCAGTACGATCGAGAAACTGCTGGGCGCGGTAGCTGTCCGATTGCTCGCGCGCGCCGGTCAGGCGCCATGAAACGGTTTCGCCGCTGCGACCGAGGTCGATCTCGCCGCGACGGCCCGCCGTGCTGGTGAGGCTGACGCTGACGTCGCTGATGTCGACACCCGGCTTCTTGCTGACGCGATTGATCAGGCCACCCGATGAACCCCGACCGTACAGCACGGCAGCCGGGCCCTTGATGACTTCGAGGCGTTCGACGTTGGACAGGTCGCGGAAGTACAGCGCGTCGTCGCGGAAACCGTCGACAAACTGATCGCCGATGGCGGTAAAGCCGCGGATGAACACCTGGTCGCGCTGGCCGTCGCCGGTCGACAGGCCCACTCCCGGCACGTTCCTGAGGATGTCTTGCAGCGAAGTCGCATGCTGGTCGCGGATGACTTCGGCGGAAATGACGTTGATGGTTTGCGGAATATCGCGCAGCGGCGCTTCACTCTTGGTGGCGCTGATGGCTGTCGGGGCGACGTAGCCGTCGGTGCGGGATCCGGTGACCTGGACTTCCGGCAAGCTGCCGGCGCTTTGCGCCAATGCGGTGTTAGCGGTGATCGATGTCAGCGACAGCGTCGCCAGGACTGCCAGGTAACCTGGCTTGATGCGAAACTCCATTGTTCCCTACCTCATTATTAATGTTAATCGTTCTCATTAATATTATCTTTCAATTGTAACCCTGTGTAAATTCTTGCATCAATTTGGAGGGAGGCACCCCGTAAAACGGTGAATTGTGGGGAGTATGTTGCAGTTATACGTCAGGTTTTCGTCAGCAATGGCGGCAAGGTCGCCATCAGCTCGTCAATGACGACGCGCAAGCGCTGCGGCACATGCCGGCTCGCCAGCCACATCAGATGCATCTCGAAAGACACTTGGGACGCCTCCTCCAGTACCGGCACCAGCAGCCCTTGCGCCAGAGATCCGGCAATGCTCCAGTAGGGCAGGCGCGCCAGCCCGGCGCCGTCCAGCGCAACCTCGGCGATGGCCTCCAGGTCGTCGAACCGCAGTTGATGAGGAATGACAACGTCGCGCAACCTCCCCTCTTCGTCGCGCATCTTCATTTGTGCATCACGACTGTTGCGGCCATACAAGATGGCGCTGTGCTGCGCCAGATCGGCAATGGTCTGCGGCATGCCGTGGCGGGCGAGATAGGCCGGCGCTGCGCACAGGCAGGTTTCCTGCTCACCGAGGCGGCGCGCAACGATGCCGCTGCTGTCGAGCAGGGGGCCGCTGCGGATCACCAGATCCACACCCTCGTCCACCAGATCGACGACGCGGTCGGTGAACGAGGCCGTCAATTCCAGCGCCGGATAGCGTTGCGCCAGCCGCACCAGAACCGGCGCCACGCAACGCCGTCCGAACAGCACCGGCATGCTCAGCCGCACGCGCCCGCTCGGCACGCTGCGGCCGGTATTGACCGCTGCCTCGCCGCTTTCGAGTTCATCCAGTGCGCGCAGGCAGCGGTCGTAATACGCCTGCCCTTCATCGGTCAGGCTCTGGCTGCGCGTGGTGCGGTGAAACAGCCGCACGCCCAGCCGCTCCTCCAGTCGGGCGATACTTTTGGCCACGGCTGAACGCGACAGGTGCATGCGTTCAGCCGTACGGGCAAAGCTGCCCGCCTCCACCGCCTGGACAAAAACGGCAATGCCGCTGAGCCGGTCGCTCATGATCATGCTCCTTTCAATTGAAGAATTAAATTCTACATTCAAAGGAAAACATGCCACCACATGACTAAACAAGTCGCCGATAGACTCATGCCCATCCCATCGATCAAAGGAGCAAGTGATGAGCAACACCATGCGGCAATGGCGTCTCCCCCAATTCGGCCGGCAGCACCTGAAACTGGAGCAGGTCGCGATTCCGACGCCGGGAGAAGATGAAATCCTGATCAAGGTCGCTGCGGCGGCGCTGAATTATCGCGACAAGCTGAATATCGAAGACGGCAGCGGCGGCCTGCAAATCACTCCGCCGCTGGTGCCGGCATCAGACCTGAGCGGCGCCGTGGTGGCCGTGGGGAAGCGCGTCAACCGCTTCCGCACGGGCGACCGCGTGCTGGGGACGTTCTGGGTCGACTGGATTGACGGTCCCTGGCCGGCGCACGCGCTGACCCTGGGCGGACCGCTGACGGGTGCGCTGGCGGAATACGTCGTGCTGAAACAGGAATGGGCAGTACATGCGCCGACGACGCTGGACGACGCCCACGCCAGCACCCTGCCCTGCGCGGCACTGTCGGCCTGGTTCGCACTGGTCGAGCAAGGTCATCTGCATGCGGGCCAGACCGTGGTGATCCAGGGCACCGGAGGAGTGTCGCTGTTCGCCCTGCAATTCGCGGCGGCGCATGGCGCGAGGGTGATCCTGATCTCCGGCGACGACGACAAGCTGGCGCGCGCAAAAACACTGGGCGCCACGCATGCGATCAACCGCCGCAAGACGCCGAGCTGGGACGTCGCCGTGCGCGACATCACCGACGGACGCGGCGCCGACCACGTGCTTGAAATGGTCGGCGGCGACAACCTGCTGCTGTCGCTGCAGGCCTTGAAACAGGCCGGTCGCGTGTCGGTGATCGGCACACTGGGCGAGGCGGCAATCCACAGCCCGAGCGTGCCGCTGTTCCTCGGCCGGCCGACTATCCAGGGTATCGGCGTGGGACATCGCCGCGCGCTGGAAGACATGATCCGCGCAGTCGATCATCTCAGTCTCCGCCCCGTTCTGGACCAGACCTACGGGTTAGCCGACCTGCCTGCCGCGCTCGATCATCTTGATCGCGGTCCGTTCGGCAAACTCGTCGTGCGCATGGATTGAAGCAGATTGAAGCAGGTTGAAGCAGATTGAAGCCGGTTGCATCCCGCTGAACGCGGCACAAACAAAAGCGGCGCATTTCTTTCGAAATGCGCCGCTTTGTTCAGACTTGCCGATCAGTTCGGATCAGCGCTCCGACATCGCGTCCATGACGCACAAGGCGGTCATGTTGACGATGCGGCGCACCGTCGCCGATGCGGTCAGGATATGCACCGGCTTGGCGCAACCCAGCAGGATAGGACCGATGGCCACGCCGTTGCCGGATGCAGTCTTCAGCAGGTTGTAGGCGATGTTGGCGGCGTCGATGTTCGGCATCACCAGCAGGTTGGCGTCGCCCTTCAACGGCGAATCCGGCATGATTTGCGCCAGCAGCTTCGGATCGAGTGCGGTGTCGCCGTGCATTTCGCCATCGGCTTCCAGTTCCGGCGCCTGTTCCTGGATCAGCTTCAGCGCTTTGCGCATCTTGACGGCCGAATCGCTATTGCTGGAGCCGAAGTTGGAATGCGACAGCAGCGCGGCGCGTGGGTGCAGGCCGAAGCGGCGCATTTCTTCCGCAGCCATGATGGTGATTTCAGCCAGTTCTTCCGCAGTCGGGTTTTCGTTGACGTGCGTATCGACCAGCACCAGCTGGCGGCTCGGCAGGATGACGCCGTTCATGGCGGCGTAGACATTGACGCCTTCGCGCTTGCCCAGCACCTGATCGATGTAGTGCAGGTGCAGTTGCGTGGTGCCGTAGGTGCCGCAGATCATGCCGTCGGCGTCGCCCTTGTGGATCGCCATGGAACCGATCAGGGTGTGGCGACGGCGCATTTCCAGCTTGGCGTATTGCTCGGTGACGCCACGGCGCTTGGTCATTTCCAGGAAAGTCTGCCAATAGTCGCGATAGCGGGCGTCGAAGTTCGGATTGATGACTTCGAAGTCGACGTTCGGGCGCAGGCGCAGGCCGAATTTCTTGATGCGCTGTTCCAGCACTTCGGGACGGCCGACCAGGATCGGCTTGGCCAGGCATTCGTCGACGATGACTTGCACGGCGCGCAGGATGCGTTCCTCTTCGCCTTCGGCAAAGACGATGCGTTTCTTCGCTTCCGGCGCTTTCTTGGCGGCCTGGAAGATCGGGCGCATGAAGGTGCCGCTGTGATAGACGAACTGTTCCAGCTTTTCGGCGTAGGCGTTCATGTCCTGGATCGGACGGGCGGCGACGCCGGAAGTCTCGGCAGCGCGTGCGACCGCTGTCGCGATCTTGATCATCAGACGCGGATCGAACGGCTTCGGAATGATGTATTCCGGACCGAACGACAAATTGGTCACGCCGTAAGTGGCGGCGACGATGTCGGATTGCTCGGCTTGCGCCAGTTCGGCAATCGCGTGCACCGCGGCGATTTCCATTTCACGCGTGATGGTGGTCGCGCCCGAATCCAGCGCGCCGCGGAAAATATACGGGAAGCACAGGACGTTGTTGACCTGGTTCGGATAGTCGGAACGGCCGGTGGCGATGACGGCGTCGTCGCGCACGGCCATGACGTCTTCCGGCAGAATTTCCGGGGTCGGGTTGGCCAGGGCCAGCACCAGCGGACGCGGCGCCATCTTCTTGACCATGTCTTGCTTGAGTACGCCGCCGGCGGACACGCCGAGGAAAATGTCGGCGTCAGGGATCACGTCGGCCAGGGTGCGTGCATCGGTTTCGCGCGCGAAGCGTTCCTTGTCCGGATCCATCAGTTCGGTGCGGCCCTTGTAGACCACGCCGGCCAGGTCGGTGACGTAAATATTCTCGATCGGGAAGCCGAGATCGACGATCAGATCCAGACAGGCCAGCGCTGCAGCGCCCGCTCCGGAGACCACCAGTTTGACTTCCTTCATGCTCTTGCCGACGACCTTGAGGCCGTTCAGAATCGCTGCGCCGACGATGATCGCGGTGCCGTGCTGGTCGTCATGGAAGACCGGGATCTTCATGCGGTCGCGCAGCTTGCGCTCGATGTAGAAGCACTCGGGCGCCTTGATGTCTTCCAGGTTGATGCCGCCGAAAGTGGGCTCCAGCGAGGCGATGATGTCGCACAGCTTGTCCGGGTCGGTTTCGTTGATCTCGATATCGAAGACGTCGATGCCGGCGAACTTCTTGAACAGCACGCCCTTGCCTTCCATCACCGGCTTGGACGCCAGCGGACCAATGTTGCCCAGGCCCAGCACGGCGGTGCCGTTGCTGATGACGGCAACCAGGTTGCCGCGCGCGGTGTATTTGAATGCGTTGGCGGGATCGGCGACGATTTCTTCGCAGGCCGCAGCGACGCCCGGCGAGTACGCCAGAGACAGGTCTCGTTGATTGGTTAATAGCTTGGTGGGCGTGACGCTGATCTTGCCCGGCGTTGGAAATTCATGGTACTCCAGCGCTGCCTGGCGAAGTTGCTGACGCAATTCTTCTTTCTTGCTGATCATCGAATCCATACTCTGCGTTCTCTTTTCTAGACTTGTCGAAGACCTGAGATTTTAGCAGAGGTCGGCTCGCTCTCATAGCGCGGATGCGGGCCTCTTATGGTGCACCGCGGCATTCGGCGAGCCTTTACCGGTGCGGGTTCCGCAAAAAAACCGATTCCCCGGTGGTCCTACCAATGAGGGCCAAAAAACGCACCAGAATGTACCGAAATTCATCGAAGCCGAGCGCGTAATATCCCTGATGTATTGGTTACAATCACGCCCATGCTTAGCGAATTCGAACTTATCTCCCGTTATTTCACGCGTCCGATGGCGCCGGACAGTCGCGCCGCACTCGGCGTCGGCGATGACTGCGCGCTGCTGACGCCGGCCCCGGGGATGCAATTGGCGGTGTCGACCGACATGCTGGTGGAAGGCCGTCATTTCTTCCCTCATGCCGATCCGCACGCGCTCGGCCACAAATGCCTGGCCGTCAATCTGTCCGACCTGGCCGCCATGGGTGCGCAACCGATCGCCTTCACGCTGGCCTTCGCCCTGCCCGAGGCGCGCGAAGACTGGCTCGCGCCATTCTCGCAGGGCTTGCTCAAACTGGCCGATGAACACGGTTGCGAACTAATCGGCGGCGACACCACCAAGGGGCCGCTGACGATCAGCATCACGGTATTCGGCGAAGTGCCGTTCACCCAGGCGCTGCGCCGCGACGCCGCGCGCGACGGCGACGACATCTGGATTTCCGGCACACTGGGCGATGCGCGGCTGGCCTTGGCCGGCTACCGGAAAGAGCTCCCCCTCGATGCCGCCACACTC is a window of Herbaspirillum hiltneri N3 DNA encoding:
- a CDS encoding NADP-dependent malic enzyme gives rise to the protein MDSMISKKEELRQQLRQAALEYHEFPTPGKISVTPTKLLTNQRDLSLAYSPGVAAACEEIVADPANAFKYTARGNLVAVISNGTAVLGLGNIGPLASKPVMEGKGVLFKKFAGIDVFDIEINETDPDKLCDIIASLEPTFGGINLEDIKAPECFYIERKLRDRMKIPVFHDDQHGTAIIVGAAILNGLKVVGKSMKEVKLVVSGAGAAALACLDLIVDLGFPIENIYVTDLAGVVYKGRTELMDPDKERFARETDARTLADVIPDADIFLGVSAGGVLKQDMVKKMAPRPLVLALANPTPEILPEDVMAVRDDAVIATGRSDYPNQVNNVLCFPYIFRGALDSGATTITREMEIAAVHAIAELAQAEQSDIVAATYGVTNLSFGPEYIIPKPFDPRLMIKIATAVARAAETSGVAARPIQDMNAYAEKLEQFVYHSGTFMRPIFQAAKKAPEAKKRIVFAEGEEERILRAVQVIVDECLAKPILVGRPEVLEQRIKKFGLRLRPNVDFEVINPNFDARYRDYWQTFLEMTKRRGVTEQYAKLEMRRRHTLIGSMAIHKGDADGMICGTYGTTQLHLHYIDQVLGKREGVNVYAAMNGVILPSRQLVLVDTHVNENPTAEELAEITIMAAEEMRRFGLHPRAALLSHSNFGSSNSDSAVKMRKALKLIQEQAPELEADGEMHGDTALDPKLLAQIMPDSPLKGDANLLVMPNIDAANIAYNLLKTASGNGVAIGPILLGCAKPVHILTASATVRRIVNMTALCVMDAMSER
- a CDS encoding alpha/beta hydrolase; translation: MSAPALLQTIEIESAPNPAAAVIWLHGLGADGNDFVPIVRELDLSGSQAIRFIFPTAPTMPVTINGGYVMRAWYDIFAPDLVRREDEPGLRASQALVEALIAKEKARGIPAERIVLAGFSQGCAMTLQTGLRHPEKLAGLMCLSGYLPLAATIAAERHAANHATPIFMAHGRQDPVVVIARAEQSRDALKALGHDIEWHEYQMQHSVCQEEVDDIGQWLARVLPK
- the mog gene encoding molybdopterin adenylyltransferase; this translates as MSKKTDPDELLIGLVSISDRASGGVYEDKGIPALQEWFGAALASPWRMETRLIPDDRAQIEQTLIELVDVVGCDLVLTTGGTGPSRRDVTPEATLAVGTKEMPGFGEQMRQISLQFVPTAILSRQVAVIREINDGADRAALIMNLPGQPKSIRETLEGVKDADGKQQVAGIFAAVPYCIDLIGGPYIETNETVCKAFRPKSAIRPAK
- the thiL gene encoding thiamine-phosphate kinase, with the protein product MLSEFELISRYFTRPMAPDSRAALGVGDDCALLTPAPGMQLAVSTDMLVEGRHFFPHADPHALGHKCLAVNLSDLAAMGAQPIAFTLAFALPEAREDWLAPFSQGLLKLADEHGCELIGGDTTKGPLTISITVFGEVPFTQALRRDAARDGDDIWISGTLGDARLALAGYRKELPLDAATLHAAAARMHQPTPRVALGIALRGIAHAAIDVSDGLAGDLGHILARSRVGARLDVDALPAGPVLRTQAQTLRRTFTLSGGDDYELCFTAPQSRREQVLAAAEQAGVDVTRAGVIESMPGLRLVDAGGEPLDLAPSSFDHFSS
- the pmbA gene encoding metalloprotease PmbA, whose product is MSDTVFTHSQDQLKQLAQDVLRYAKEKGASDAAVDISEGSGLSVAVRKGKVETIEQNKDKGIGVTVYLGEGRNVRRGNASTSDFSQQALKETVEAAYNIARFTAIDDCAGLPDEENLEFHPRDLKLCTPWLISAEEAVELAQRCEAAALSVDKRITNSEGASVYAQQSHFVAANSRGFIGGYPFSRHTISVAPIAGKGSNMQRDDWYSSMRDPKKLAKPEAIGRYAAERALARLNACKLSTRKCPVLFEAPLAAGLLGAFVQAVSGGALYRKSTFLLDSLGKQVLPDHIQILEDPHVIGGVGSAPFDDEGVKTHRREVVRDGVVQGYFLSTYSARKLGMETTGNSGGSHNLSITSSLTTASDNFKGMLKKLGTGLLVTELMGQGVNYVTGDYSRGASGYWVEKGVIQYPVEEITIAGNMKDMLRQIVAIGNDTLIRGTKETGSILLESMTIAGD
- a CDS encoding LysR family transcriptional regulator; translated protein: MSDRLSGIAVFVQAVEAGSFARTAERMHLSRSAVAKSIARLEERLGVRLFHRTTRSQSLTDEGQAYYDRCLRALDELESGEAAVNTGRSVPSGRVRLSMPVLFGRRCVAPVLVRLAQRYPALELTASFTDRVVDLVDEGVDLVIRSGPLLDSSGIVARRLGEQETCLCAAPAYLARHGMPQTIADLAQHSAILYGRNSRDAQMKMRDEEGRLRDVVIPHQLRFDDLEAIAEVALDGAGLARLPYWSIAGSLAQGLLVPVLEEASQVSFEMHLMWLASRHVPQRLRVVIDELMATLPPLLTKT
- a CDS encoding TonB-dependent receptor encodes the protein MEFRIKPGYLAVLATLSLTSITANTALAQSAGSLPEVQVTGSRTDGYVAPTAISATKSEAPLRDIPQTINVISAEVIRDQHATSLQDILRNVPGVGLSTGDGQRDQVFIRGFTAIGDQFVDGFRDDALYFRDLSNVERLEVIKGPAAVLYGRGSSGGLINRVSKKPGVDISDVSVSLTSTAGRRGEIDLGRSGETVSWRLTGAREQSDSYRAQQFLDRTAIAPSVEFKISSDTKLLLQADYIEDRRLTDFGIPSYQGRPVSVDPGKYYGAANARDADFSQSRVASTAATLTHRFNDSLSLRNAFRYYDYHLNRNNTNISGNVNEVARTMSFGHAALSRDENGWFNQTELTQKLMIAGTRHEILYGVEVGQQSKDSVSSSGPTSGPTSIFNPVLPVINPSAVTATNRTFGTYDTLASYVQDTIAFSDQWKALLGVRYDSFKQQSRVVTTSTANLSRTDNAFSPRAGLVWQPSETQSYYLSWSRSFQPSGETLPLATNNADLAPENTRNTEVGAKYDFLDGRASATVSVFRLERDNIKAADPITRVIIPVGKQRTDGVELTLSADLKQGWKVLTGYAYLDAKVTDSIAVDGSTNVAGSPTVANNVPIKGKRATLTAMHSANVWLTKEIGNGFTLGGGANAVGSRFANPGNTVSLPGYFTADAMAAYKAANYSVQLNINNIFNTGYIVSGHGTSPNLSLPGAPRNVALTLRYSM
- the yjgA gene encoding ribosome biogenesis factor YjgA, translating into MPNPNRGSCGFQSNEFEQEYDRPSKSQLKRDMTALQKLGEELVAEPRDRVKRVPMPEDVRDAILECQQIKDHEGRRRQMQYVGKKMRTLEEDEIAAIQRTLDSWRGLSKADTAAMHALERRREKLLKDDNALTELLAQHPDLDVQHVRTLIRNARKEQAENKPPKAYREIFQILKQLQAASRGGNAAGDDADELNDEQED
- a CDS encoding zinc-dependent alcohol dehydrogenase family protein, with protein sequence MSNTMRQWRLPQFGRQHLKLEQVAIPTPGEDEILIKVAAAALNYRDKLNIEDGSGGLQITPPLVPASDLSGAVVAVGKRVNRFRTGDRVLGTFWVDWIDGPWPAHALTLGGPLTGALAEYVVLKQEWAVHAPTTLDDAHASTLPCAALSAWFALVEQGHLHAGQTVVIQGTGGVSLFALQFAAAHGARVILISGDDDKLARAKTLGATHAINRRKTPSWDVAVRDITDGRGADHVLEMVGGDNLLLSLQALKQAGRVSVIGTLGEAAIHSPSVPLFLGRPTIQGIGVGHRRALEDMIRAVDHLSLRPVLDQTYGLADLPAALDHLDRGPFGKLVVRMD